The Acutalibacter muris genomic sequence AAGAAAGTACAGAACCGGGAGGATGAATGCGATGACTATTGAAACAGAAAGGCTGATTCTGCGCCCTTTTTCTATAGATGATGCGGAAGATGTATATGAATATCTGAAAGAACCGATGGTAAATTGTTTTGCGGATATGAAACTAAACTCTCTGGAAGAAGCGAGGGTTGGGGTTCAGAAAAGGTCAGGCGAAACCGAATACTACTTTGCCATAGTTCTGAGGGAAGTCAATAAAGTCATTGGGGAAATTAACGCTTGTCCGGAACCGACAGACTCCCATAGCCCGGGGGCGGTGCTGGATACATTCAGCCCATGCTGGATGCTGAACAAAGACTACCACGGAAAAGGGTATGCCTATGAAGCGGCTTATGCCTTCTTCGATTATTTGTTCAAAGAGAAAGGCGCGCGGCGTATTTATGCTTATACAGAGGATTACAATATTTCCAGCCAGCGGTTATGCGAAAAGCTCTGTATGCGCCGGGAGGGCGTTTTTAAGGAATTCATATCTTTTGTCAACAATCCTGACGGGACACCGCATTATGAGAATACGGTTCAGTATGCCATTTTGAGAAAGGAGTGGTTTGAACGGGCTTTTGACTGCGAGGATATCGATGCTGATTGGTAGGAGTATTGGAAGAGACAGGATGCAAATGTTTTGCAGAGTGCTTTTCTTTAGTTCAGCGGCGAAAAATTTGAGGAGAATTCTGACCTGACAAAGTTTTATTTCTATGTTACTATTGCAACGTTGGAGGCCTTTTTTATAATCTCTTTCCCTGATGGTGTGAAAATTCTCTAATTTCTGGGCTTAAAATTTCGAATAGCATCAAT encodes the following:
- a CDS encoding GNAT family N-acetyltransferase codes for the protein MTIETERLILRPFSIDDAEDVYEYLKEPMVNCFADMKLNSLEEARVGVQKRSGETEYYFAIVLREVNKVIGEINACPEPTDSHSPGAVLDTFSPCWMLNKDYHGKGYAYEAAYAFFDYLFKEKGARRIYAYTEDYNISSQRLCEKLCMRREGVFKEFISFVNNPDGTPHYENTVQYAILRKEWFERAFDCEDIDADW